The genomic stretch ATCACAACGGGTACGCGCCCGACTGCGGCTTGGGGAAGGATGAGGCGATGAGATGGCACGCCCTTCCGGTGGCCGAGGCCGTAACCGAGTTCGGCGTCGATCCCGTACGGGGTCTGACGGCCGCCGAGGCGGAGCGCCGGCGCGACGAGTACGGTCCGAACCAGCTCGCCGAGACGCCGAGGGAGCCGCGCTGGCGGGCCTTCGCGCGTCAGTTCCAGGACCTGCTGATCATCATCCTGCTGCTCGCCGCGGTGGTGTCCCTGCTGGTCAGCCGGGAGTGGGAGACGCCGATCGCGATCGCGCTGGTGGTCCTGCTCAACGCCACCATCGGTTTCGTGCAGGAGTCCCGGGCCGAGGCGGCCCTCGACGCGCTGCGCAAGCTGAGTGTGACCACCGCGACCGTACGCCGTGACGGACGTGTCCTGCGCCTCGACGCCGGCGAGCTGGTTCCCGGCGACGTGGTGCTGCTCGATGCCGGCGACCGCGTGCCGGCGGACGGGCGGTTGCTGACGTCGGCCTCGCTGGAGGTTCAGGAGTCGATGCTGACCGGCGAGGCGCAGCCGGTGGCCAAGTCGTCCGGAGCGACGGTCGACGAGGACGCGTCGCTGGGCGACCGGTTGACCGTCGTCCACATGAACACGGAGGTCACCCGGGGCCGGGGCGAGATGGTGGTGACCGCCACCGGGATGCGCACCGAGACCGGCCGCATCGCCGATCTGCTGCACCAGGCCGAGCCCGGCCCGACGCCGCTGCAGCGGCAGATCGACAAGCTCAGCCGTACGCTGGCCGTCATCGCCGGCGCGGTGATCGCGGTGGTGTTCGTCCTCGGGCTGATCCGCGGGCAGGAGTTCGACGAGCTGTTCGTCAGCGCCGTGTCGCTGGCCGTGGCCGCCATCCCCGAGGGCCTGCCCGCGGTGGTGGCGTTCACCCTGGCCATGGGCACCGGCCGGCTGGCGCGGCGCGGCGCCATCGTCAAACGGCTCGCCTCCGTCGAGACGCTGGGCAGCACCTCGCAGATCTGCACCGACAAGACCGGCACGCTGACCCTCAACCAGATGACCGCCCGCGAGCTGGTGCTGGCGGGCCGGCGCTTCACGGTCTCGGGCGAGGGATACGCCACCGACGGACGGATCCGCACCACCGACGGCTCCAAGCTGCCGGCGACCCTCGACCAGGCCCTGCACGGCATGGCGCTGTGCAGCGAGGCGGTGATCCGCGACGGCGAGGTGGTGGGCGACCCCACCGAGGGCGCGCTGGTGGTGCTGGCCGAGAAGGGCGGCGTCGACGTCACGGCGCTGCGCGAGCAGACCCCGAGACTGCTCGAGATCCCGTTCGACTCCGACTACAAGTTCATGGCTACCTTCCACGCGTGGACCGACGACGACGGGCAGGAGGTCGTCCGCTGCTTCGTCAAAGGCGCGCCCGACGTGCTCGCGGCCCGCGCCGACCGCTACCTCGGCGGTGACGACATCACGCCGTTCGACGACGCCGCCCGCGAGCGTTACGAGCAGGCGAACGCCTCACTGGCGGCCCAGGGCATGCGCGTCATGGCCATCGGGATCGAAGATTTCCCCGTACGGGATTTCGCCGCCCCCGACGACCCGAAGCAGATGCTCGACCGCCTCGTGCTGGTCGCGCTCGTCGGCATCGTCGACCCGCCCCGCCCCGAGGCGCGGCAGGCCATCGCCGAGTGCCGGGACGCCGGGATCCGCGTCCGGATGCTCACCGGCGACCACGGGGTCACCGCCGGGGCGATCGCCGGCGAGCTGGGCATCCCGGGCGAGGCGGTCACCGGCGCCGACCTCGACGCCATCGAAGACGACAAGGCGCTGGCGGCCCGGCTCGACGAGGTGGGCGTCGTCGCCCGGGTGTCGCCCAGCCACAAGATCCGGATCGTCCGCGCGCTGCAGGACCGCGGCGAGGTGGTCGCCATGACCGGCGACGGCGTCAACGACGCGCCGGCGCTGCGCAAGGCCGACATCGGCGTCGCGATGGGGGTGACCGGCACCGAGGTCACCAAGGAAGCGGCCACCATGGTGCTCACCGACGACAACTTCGCCACCATCGTCTCCGCGGTCCGTGAGGGCCGCGGCGTGTACGCCAACATCGTCAACTTCACCCGCTTCCAGGTGTCGACAGCGCTCGGCTTCGTCATGACCTTCCTGGTCGCCTCGCTCACCGGCATCGCCGGCGGCGCGCCGTTCACCGCCCTGCAGATCCTCTTCGTCAACCTGGTGATGGACGGGCCGCCCGCGATGTCGCTCGGCATCGACCCGGTCAGCCCGGACGCGATGAAACAGTCGCCCCGCCGGCACGACGAACACATCCTGAACCGCAAACGCCTGATCCGTATCCTGCTGGCCAGCCTCGTGATGGCCACGGGCACGCTTGCCGTGCTGGTCTGGGCGCCCGGCCCGGCGCCGGAACTGGGTGAGGCCACCGTCGCGGGCACCATGGCGTTCGTGACGTTCGTGCTGTTCCAGGCGTTCAACCTGCTCAACGTGCGGCACGACACCCGCAGCGTGTTCAGCCAAGAGACGCTGACCAACCGTTCCGCGTTCGCCGCCACCGGCGTCGTCGTGCTCCTGCTCGTGCTGCTCGTCGAGATGGACGTGCTGCACGGCCTCTTCGCCACCACCGATCTGACCTCCG from Paractinoplanes brasiliensis encodes the following:
- a CDS encoding cation-translocating P-type ATPase → MRWHALPVAEAVTEFGVDPVRGLTAAEAERRRDEYGPNQLAETPREPRWRAFARQFQDLLIIILLLAAVVSLLVSREWETPIAIALVVLLNATIGFVQESRAEAALDALRKLSVTTATVRRDGRVLRLDAGELVPGDVVLLDAGDRVPADGRLLTSASLEVQESMLTGEAQPVAKSSGATVDEDASLGDRLTVVHMNTEVTRGRGEMVVTATGMRTETGRIADLLHQAEPGPTPLQRQIDKLSRTLAVIAGAVIAVVFVLGLIRGQEFDELFVSAVSLAVAAIPEGLPAVVAFTLAMGTGRLARRGAIVKRLASVETLGSTSQICTDKTGTLTLNQMTARELVLAGRRFTVSGEGYATDGRIRTTDGSKLPATLDQALHGMALCSEAVIRDGEVVGDPTEGALVVLAEKGGVDVTALREQTPRLLEIPFDSDYKFMATFHAWTDDDGQEVVRCFVKGAPDVLAARADRYLGGDDITPFDDAARERYEQANASLAAQGMRVMAIGIEDFPVRDFAAPDDPKQMLDRLVLVALVGIVDPPRPEARQAIAECRDAGIRVRMLTGDHGVTAGAIAGELGIPGEAVTGADLDAIEDDKALAARLDEVGVVARVSPSHKIRIVRALQDRGEVVAMTGDGVNDAPALRKADIGVAMGVTGTEVTKEAATMVLTDDNFATIVSAVREGRGVYANIVNFTRFQVSTALGFVMTFLVASLTGIAGGAPFTALQILFVNLVMDGPPAMSLGIDPVSPDAMKQSPRRHDEHILNRKRLIRILLASLVMATGTLAVLVWAPGPAPELGEATVAGTMAFVTFVLFQAFNLLNVRHDTRSVFSQETLTNRSAFAATGVVVLLLVLLVEMDVLHGLFATTDLTSGQWLTCAGVASTILVAGEIVKAFLRRSSRSR